The Musa acuminata AAA Group cultivar baxijiao chromosome BXJ3-6, Cavendish_Baxijiao_AAA, whole genome shotgun sequence region GCTAAAGAGCAGCTGCTTGAAATAAGGAATTCATTGTCATGCGACACAGACATGCTCACACTAAGAAGGAACATTTACCAAAAAGCTAAAATCGGTAATATGGATGGTTCTGGTGACAGCAGTTTTGCAAATGGAAAATATAAACGTTGCAAGGACAAATTGAGGTAAGAAAAACAGACATAGGATAAGAACAGAAGTGCACAAGGATGCTAACCTTGATGGAGATGTTGCCCTTGTGCTTTTTCAAAATGTCCAGAAGAACCCTAGTCCAATATCCTCTGTAGCTTAACAGTCCAAGATCAGAGAGTGGTCGCTCTGGGGTTCCAACTTTACCCTCCTTCTTTGAAAGTTCATAAGCTGTACAAGATTAAACTTGATCAGGCACATCATTATTAGTATACAATATATAAAAGTAGGTTAAAATGCATGttatgaagataaaaaaaaatttctttcacaAAGGGTATTAGGATACAAAGAAAATGTTTCGAGGAGCAACTCTGACAGTCAATAAAGTTCAGAACAGTTcagaaacttcatcatcaatagaaatatgGAATCTCTAGCAGAATCATCTTCCACCAACAATCTTCCAGGCAGTGACTTTTCCTtggccctcttcctcctccttgatGGTCAAAACCAACAAGAACACCAAACTCTGGAACCTCACTTTTCAAAATATAGCATCcagaaggaaggaagaagaaaagaagagcatGAAATGGCAAAATCTGACAAAGGAAAAGGGCAGCGATGAAAAGAAGGGGTGATGGAGTGAAACAGGATTGGACAAACCAAGCATGGCCAAACGTGCTAAATATTTGCCTCTGCAAGTCAGATCTCAGTGGTTACATGACTTTTTATATACATCTCCACAGCATGTCTTACATAATGCTAAAAACATCATCCATCCAGTATGAATTATCAATaagaaaataatcaaaatcattatgATGTTTAGCTGTTGCATAACCATGAAATCACCATCCAATCAGTGCGATCATTCCTTTACCAATATGAACTATCGAATATCACATTTGCTGGATCAATGCCATCGGCATCAGTGTCAATTATGTATTGACAACATCAACATACACCACAGACAACAGATGGCACCAACACCATAGTCTTACTACCTTGCAGATAAATCCAAAAATTCATCATAGTATCCACTGTCCACTGTCTTTAGAACATCTAATGACTGGGACTAACAAGAGAAGTCATAACAAAATGAATACATGGGCTGAATCTCGAAATAAAACCACCCAGAATTACACTGGAAAGGGCCTAGTCCTGAAGACTAAAGCCAAATTTACATGGAGGTCTATAAAAATGTGCCATCCTATCGATAAGATTTATGAACAGTAAAAACAAGATAGGGAAAGATAAGAAGCTTACAGAACGCAATTAGAAATTTCCCATATCCTTTCCTTTGGTAAGGAGGAAGAGTAAGAATGCATGCCAGATTGTATGATTCTTCTGAATGTTTTTCCTTCATAACAAAGAAAATAAATAGAATGTTTAGAATGTCAACTGACAAAATAAATGGAACAACAGACAAATTGGATACTTCAGAGTAGTAAAAGGATGATAAGGCAACAGATAGGGGCAGATTGCAGGTTTTGGTTTGTTTGCATTAtggatataaaatatttctttaaaagcAATTCAGTTTACTGTTATGCAGAACAAATCTATTGTAGATGGTGAGATTCGTGCCAAGACAAAGTTGATCCTCTGCAACCTTAAGTGTTTGAGATGCAAGTCAGTATAAGAGTTTCTTAGATAAGACCTTAAACCCTGCATTGGCAGGAGGCTTGTCTGATGAGCTGTCCTATTTTTATGGTGCATAACAATAATCAGTAGCCTGTATATCATTATATCATAATTCTTTCATCTACACGTAGTTCAGATTTCAGCAACGCATATACACTTCATTTCCATAAAAAAAAGGTCCATAAGAAATGATACCTTTGAGAAATAACCAACCATGTGGCAGCCTCGATCATCACATTCACAAAGAACATAGAACAGAAACAAATCAACATCATAATAGAGGGTCTTATGGTCCAGAAACAATTTAGCCAAATAGCAAAGATTCTGCCCATAAACCTTGTTCTTCTTGCCATCGACCTGTATAAAAGTTACCATTAAAGCCATCAAGTATATCCAAATACAATATTAAAGATGGCTAAGAAGAGATATAAGAAGAACAAAGAAGGACTCATGAGAAGCATGCTTCAAATGAAAAGGTTGGTCATATTGGTGGGCATATTTAATAAACTAAGAAGCTTAAAAGTTACTTAGCTTTGACAAGCTTGTCATGCAATGAAGCATTGCTCAttagaaaaggaaaaggaaaagaaactcATTTATGGAAGATAGATCAAATCCAATGAAAAAAAGCATGAACTACAAGGATATAAAGTTCACCTCAAACATAGAAAGGGTGCCACTTCTATAAATTTCATCACCTGGAGGATGCTTAAGGTCGCATTTGCGCTGCAAAGTGAACACGAGCATGAGAAAAAGCCAAGAAGCCTTAAAACAAGTTGCATAGAAACCAAAAACAAGCAATAGAAGAAGTCATAGCTAACAGATTATAAGGTTGAACAagcaaaaaatataaagattattctAGTCTCAGGGATTAGTCACTTGTAGACAACACAAATAGAAAGATGCTAGTGTATGGCTGTTCAGAAGTTACATCCAGTAGGTTATCCATTCATAAGGCCAAAGTAATGTTTCGTACCATACTGTGTCCCCAGATAACAATTATCTAGCCAGTGCCTCCTGTAACTATCGCTTTTACATTCAAGAGTTCAAGATGCTTCACATGGGGTCTCTTCTGTAATTATGGAATTCATTTATCCCCTTGGAACCATGATTTGAATTCCTTATCCTGATTTATTATACTTTTTCTAACTTTAGtgatcaaattatcaacatcatttatttttatagatataaatcaatcaatgaaaatAAAATCCACAGACATTCTTACCCAAATACCTCTAATAAAATCTCAAAACAGCAACAGTGCTAAATAAGAGAGAAGAAAACTAAGCTAGGTAGCATACTTGTAATTATAATGCAACCAGGAAATCTAGAAATTATGGTCTCTTCTTTATTTCCTATGTTTTTCCCTTTAGTAGTTCTGGTACAAAAAAGAGCAATTGTTGGTGCTAGAGTAAAGTCACTTTGTCACAACAAGGGTAACCAAGATTAGATCATGAAAATGACTTATCTGCTTGCAAGGATAAGGTTCCGTACATTAATCTATCCTATACCCCATAACAGTGGAAGCTATGTGCATTGAGCTGCCTTTCAGTAATTAACTATAATGACAATATTTACTCCGCTTGGTTGTATGAACATTTTACACCTTAAAATTAAGTTCATACAAAAACAGCTAGACTGAGAGCATAGAGTAAACAACTAGGGCATTTGCATAACATTTATACCAATTAAAAAATTCACATTATGATGTGTAAGTTCATAATGTTCAAAGCAACTCAAATACAAAATTGTACCCAATTACATGTTCTGGCACTAATGCCATCTTTTGTTGTTAAATCACTACATTGTCTCCCATGTAACTGAAAAAAATCCTGCcacaaaataaataatcttaaatagaaaaactcggcaccatggaatAATCTTGATAAATTGAAACCCTGCCTAAAAGTAAACATGTATCTACCTATATCTTTGACTTACCATATGTTTTGCTACATCAAGAGACAACAGTATAGTCATTGATATAAAACCATCTTCATTTCTAATATCTCATTATCAAGCACCTTTCTGTGAATGTGTAATAAATACTAAGAACCAGACAAATCTCGtcaagagagacaattaaagaataACCATTTTTTATCATATCAACCTCCTAGTCCATCAAGCTAAGCCTATTATCCATTTATGGAACTCCTATAACTCAGCGAAATTAAAGTCATGCTTGGAATTTCCACAGAAGGTAACAGTTAAAGTAACACCAAAATAGTACACACATTAAGGTCGAAACAACCTATTTCAATATGCACATGTAAAGGAGTGCCACCAGCTAATTCATTCAAGAGAATCGATAAACAGTATGCCTGACATAAACATAGAAAAGGATATAGAAATAGCTTAACAGCATCAGATAGTGGAACACCATCCATATCCGATGGACATTGCAAGTCCACTTATAAAACTGAGAAAAGAAAAATCTTAGACTCAGTATAACAAATAACTTTATGAGGAAATAATATACGTGGACAACCATGATCTTCAACTGCTTATGATTAGATAGTATCCATGCAACTTAAGTTTCTTAATGTGAGCAACTGCAAAAAATTCAGATGTAGCTCACCATATGCCTCTGAAGCTGTTCTTTGCGCTTCATGAAATTGAGGCAAAATTCACAGAAATACAGTTTTGGAGAGTCACTGTACTCTGGCGGAAAAGGAGAGAAGTACCATGTATCAATCTCATATCTGCCAAGTTCTATTTTTGCAATGTTTTTGACTTTTGTGAACTCCTCATGTTCCCGTAAACTAGCAGCATCAAGCTCCTCGTGACCATGCTgaacagaaaaacaaaaacataaacaaaaacaaaaagacaaaaaaacaaaAGTTAACATAAATCATAAAGCAAGTATGTGGAACAAAATCAAATGACCTAGGTCTATATGCAAGATATTATCAGTTTTCAAAGATTTAACCTCTAAATTTTGTATCAATCTATCCTGTTGTTCCTTGCACCCAGTTTCACAAGCATAATCTACAAAAGTAAAAGATCacacttttttttccttttaaagaACTAAAACTAATTTTCTCTATTAAATCATCTATGCATTTTCCCACTCCAAAATATATGTATCTGTCTGAACAAAAAAGAAGCAAACGGAAAAGTGAATTTGATTGTGGACTTGCTACAGTATTTCCGGCTCACATGTTTAGACCCTACAATACCAACTGTTTAAGCTTAGATAGTGTGCAGATGGAAATTTCTTAGTGGAGACGACATTAGTCCTAGCATATCTGTAGCCACAATGAATGATGCTCCACAGTAACAGAATGAAAACTAAAATTtcataagaaaatgcaaaaaaaagacTTGGTAAAAAACAAAGTGCTAAATTTGATGTAAATTtcacttaaaaaaaataatatagatgAGCTTATGCAGTATTATGGAATTGCAAAATTAATAGTGTGGTTTAACAAGATTGCTGATAATTTATTTTGCTGTAAAATACCTCAACATGTGTTTCATCAATCTTCCGTTTCTGGTGACGTGTCATTTTCAAGCTTGTTACCTGAAAAGGATCATGCAGGAATACTTGTAAAGCCTATTCCATAAAAGGTAACATGTAAAAAAATGATTTAGATATAGCAAGTAGAAAAATTAAATACATATAGCAAGTATACTGAGAGAAACCACAGGAAACTACAATAGATGTCCAAGCAAACACAGAAACATGGCCATTAGAAAAAAGATGCAGAATCTTGCACTCTTGGGACCCTCTTCCAACTAAGAGTCCAAAGTCATAAAAAGTAAACATCTATAGCACATACTTGACATGAAATGGAAAACAAAACTAATTGAAAAATACCTTGTCCTCCACCTTCTCATCAACATCAGTCTCCACTGTATCAAGATCAAGTTGCTCAAGTTTAACCCACTCATCAAGCCTCCTATTGACTGTCAAAACAAATAACTAAAAGGTATTTAGTTATTCACCTCAAGCGAAAGTGAATAAGAAACTTGATGGCTGAGCctattaaaaagattttaaaATGAGGCCCGTAACAGTACTAAGATCAAGCAGAAAACAAAGTTTTTATATCCAGAAAGTGAAATGTCGCACTATAAAATTAACCATAGGTACTTGCTAATTTTCTCTCAGATTATTCTTTGaaacaacaaccacaagagacaaAAAACTTACAGTTTCTGCTATACAGATGTATAAGAACATTGTTTCATGCTTCCTTCCAACTCAAAAATGGGGAACACTTAAAACATCCTGAAGAAAATTCTAGAGAGCAATTATCCCAGAGTTCAacatcattaatttattttgttaaAATGTTGTCTATTGACTAATCAACATTTGTCTCACAAAGCATAACTTCCTTGATAATTGATTTTCCTTTTCCATTTTGACATAAGGGTCATCCTAAACCACAAATCTCTTAAGATGCCATTCTTCAATTTAACCATTCATCGTTAGCTCTCTATTATACTTTTTTCAATCTCATTTTTCATGTTGACTGACAGATCCAAGTAAGTCTTTGCATTCTACAACTTCTTTTGAATTATATTCAAGTATATATTTGTTCTTTCCTCTTGGTGTTACAACAGCTCATTTTGCAAATCAGATATCATACTTTGCCTTAACCTTTAATATCCAGCCTTGATATCCAAATATCTAATTGCAAAATATTTCCAACTCATGCAGTAGTTTGATTCAATATAcatttataataaaaatcatgtAGCGGACCCATTATCCGTCCTCTTGCAGACTTACATTTCTAATATGAAAAAAAACGAAGAATCTTATTTTTTATACATGGTATGGCTAGATTTAACAGTCAATCAAAATACATGAAGCCCAATCAAGTCATGGGTGACAAATCGATGCAGACATGTGTAGTCCAGTGGACTATGAGAACCCAGTTAACCCAGTGATGGTATGACACCAGGTGCGGAGACCAATCCATAGTCGTTCCCAAACTGCATCAGGTTCTCAATCATGATAGCATTCGATTGAAGAACCAGGTGGGGTCAGCTTAGTCACGATGGGTGACCAAAAACGTTACTAACAATACATATCAACTATGGATGACCTAAGCATTACGCATGATTAATCTGCAGTATAAATTGTGAAATTTTGCATTATATTGACTacagaaaaataaaaactattttcTTCAGAAAAATAAAAGGACCAAACTACTATCACTTTGCAGATGTTTCAGTTCAAAAGGTTCCCATCACAAATTGCAGCACTGACGCCTTCAACTAAGTAAATACCTCTAAAGATTGTTACAGCAAGTCACAACTTGACACTTTGTCCTCAGTTCCAACTTTTCCAACACCTAATTTACCAAATCATCTAACACTGGCCGAAACCCTAATCTCGACCCCAACCCTAAATCTACCCTAGAACTTAATACAGAGATGGATGCAAAAGACGGGGGAGCGAGGCGCTTACACTCGGTGTAGTGAACGTAGTACTCGTAGTCGTTGGGGCCGCCCGAGCAGGTCTTCCGACGCTCGATGACCTTGACGGGGTGGGGCTTCTGATCCCGCCACCGGCACATCACCCTCGTGCCGACCTCCAGCGGCAGCACTGCCGCCGATCCCGACCTCCCTCTTCTAGTCGGATTGTCTGGCCCGCCGGTAGCGGTAGGGACAGCAGCGACGCCGTTGGAGGGCGGGGCGGCCGCCCCGTCCTCCGCCTTCACTTCCTTCATCGAGCCCATCGAGGACCGGTGGGGACGGTTGTCGTTTCGGGTTTCAAAATGTTAGTAGGTCGCGAGATTTGGTTCGGTTTGGTCTTCACCACTTGCTACGTGTACGTCCGCTTTTTAATGGCTCGGATAGTTTCGATCCCATGTCTTTTCTAAGCCAGCTTGTAGCGTTTAGGTTCATTTAGGTGTTTATTTGGACTACCATTGGTCCATGGCGTCATATATGGCGGTGGGACCCATCAGTTTGTACGGTAGATACACTGTTGCCTGCCTTGGTCGCAACAGGGGGAGTCGGCAGAGAAGAGAACAGAGAAGGCGGTTCCTGATCTCGGGAGATCGCCACGTTATGCCTacttagccttcgcctgctccaaTGCCCTCTCCCCTTCCTGTCTCCCGGAAGAGTACGCGTTGCCTGGTCGGCACGGGATCTCGGATCCCGGTGATGAGGGCATACGCTTCTTGGATTGACTCGGCTCTGCCTGCACATCGGTTTGGCAGGTTCAAGAACCCTCCCTGTCCGTCTCCTGTCTTTTTTTTAGTCGAGTTTTCTTTGAATTTGTTGTGTGAATCTTGAGGGGTCTTCTTCCCTTGGGATGTTGATGGAGTTAATGTGAGTTGGGGCTTGGATCGATCCCTTGCACGAGTTTAGCTACAATTTCTCGCTTCAGGGGGTCATCCATTGCCCCCTAGAAATAAAAGCATTTCTGCTGATGAGTTGATGTGGGAATTCTGATGACGAGATATCCTGAAAAGCCTCACCTTCTTCATTTTAAACATAAATCTCGTAGAATTGCATGATCTGTAAATTTGCATCAGATGGTTCTTGATCCCATTATTCTGAAGTGATGCGACGTTGTTCGAATCAGTAAAGAACAGTGAGAATTTTAATGATACCACCAATGAGGCGTGTGTATTTTTCTTGTTCACAAAGTAGTATTGAATACTGGAAATTGAATGTTTTATTTACTTCCTAATGTTTTACTACTTATACCTCCAGGAGGAAGCCCAGGGAAGATGGAACACCTTACTCAGGCCAGGTACCTCTACTTATGGAAATTCAAATGGAGAACACTAAATCCTTTAATGAAACTGGCTAGTAGTTTGAGGAACCATTTCAGGTTGCATCTTGGGTTTTGCTTATACGAGCATCCCCTTGTCGGAGAGTATGCTCTATCTGAGACAAATGGATCTTCTCCCTTATGGTCTATGGTGACTCAGATATGGTAGGTTATATTGTGGGCCTAATGTTGCTTCTAAATAAATTTTGATGATCAGAAAAGAACATATGGATGGTTATGGGTTCTGATGATTTATGTATTGAACTGTTGCTGATAAGAGGGAAGGTATTTACATTTGGCATTATGTCATCCTATCATTGTTGTTCAAGTAATTTGAATGAATTGTTGCTTTCTCATAAGCTCAAGGTGCCCAGCAGTAGACTTTTCAGCTATGCATTCAGCACTTCTTCATCTACCAAGAAGTTAAAGTAGTGATTATCCCTTTGCAGCCAAACCTAGATTGAAACTATGTCTAAAACATAATAGCTTACATGCCATTTTTTGTGGTTTGCcaaggaatttttttttattctgggTTTATGCTTCAAGGACTATATTTAGTTACTAGTAATGTGAAAATAGTGCTTGATTTGTTTGATTTAAGTGCTACTTTAGTCGTTTGCAAAGTAACAATGTTGGTTGCCTTTGTATGTACATATGAGAAGAGCTTCAAATTGATTCTCTTGGTTGTGTTAACTTTTTACTTTGATAAAATGGCAGGTTAAATAGGGAACCCTTAtttaaattcaagaaaaaagGACAAGGATGGCATCATCTTGACGTCCACAGTTGCAAAAACACAGTTGGACTCGAAACAGTTAAGACAATGGGTAGTGAATATGGGATACATAATGCTGATGTTTCTCACCCGTATGATGCGTAGCTGCAGGTGATCTCATATATGCTATTAAGGGAAGCAGAGTCTCTTTGTCATGTATCTATGTAGAGAACAAGATGAGAACAGATAACACTCGAGGAACCAAAAGTCCTATATAATCTTCCTCGCCACCGTTCCAGTCAGGTATCCTATTATAACAAATTTCCATGTCTTTGGTTTTTCTTAAGCAATTCTTTGTTATCATCTCAATGAAAAGTGGCTTTAACTTCTAGAATTGTCATCCAAGGTTGTCctagcccttttttttttttggtgatatGGGAGTATCTTGGTCTGGTTGAAATTTACACATATTCGAAGGGTAAGAACCCAGATGACAAGGACCTGATGATCCTATTTTCCAAGAAGAGAACTGTGGAGGTCTTTCTGTAATAGGATTCACAAAGACCTGATAAAACAGTTTAAATAGCAAGTCTTCTCACATTCATTTTCTTCTCAGACTCCCAAGATGATTCACTTTCTAATTGAAACATGTTGGTCTGGGGTTCAAGTGTGAATCACAAACCATTCTGCTCCACCAGAGGCTCCCCAGTCTTCTCTTAACAAGACAGTGGAGGCTGCTGCCCTGATTGTTGCCTCCCCAAAGGCCTTCCAATCTGCTCTCAACAACGCAGTAGAGGTTGCTCCCCCTATTGCTGCTGCCCCTAAGGCTCCCCTCTCCTGGGCTGGTCTCCTACATCAAGCGCAAGGCACCAACTCCTGGAAGCCTAACGCTGCATGAGAGGAGAATATTTAACGCATTTAGGCAAGCTCAAAGTTGTTCCCTGTTCTAAATGATGATGAAGTGGATACAGCAAAACAAGAATGGAGAACAAGTTtatatgaaatttttttggtaaaactCCTTTGGATTCCATTAAAATCGCTCTTCCTAAACTGTGGCAGTTGAAGAAATCGATCCATGTTATAGACATGGTCGGTGGTTTCTTTTGCTTTAGATTTTAGTCGGAGGAAGAGAAGGATACTGTGCTCACAGGTGGTCTGTGGTTTTGGACTTCGGAGGAGACAAGCCTTGAGTCTAATTCCATAGAAGGAGAACTTCCAACTCCTTAGGGAGTTTGTTAGATTCGTACCCATCTAGGTACAATTTCTTGGGATACCCCCTTGAATTCTTACAGTCTAACATCTTATTCCAAATCATTGCGATGATCAATAAACCCctcaaaatagaagaaatcaCATCTAGGGGAGTGAGGGAAAAGTTCGTCAAAGTATGCATCATGGTTGATCTCTCCTCCCTTTTCCCTCATCCCCCCAAGGGGTGTGGATTAGGGCTAAAGGAGTTCCTTTCTTCTAGAACATGGACTATGAAAACCTTCCTAGTTTTTCTCTTATGGAAGGATAGGTAATAAGGCATAGGGTTGTCTTTAGAAGCTGTGTCGATGCCCAAAATACATAAAGAACCAATGTCTAATTCCGGTAGGGTTTCGACAAGCGGCCACAACACACAAGTGAGGGAGGGGGGAAGGAACATTAGTTGTACGGACCAGTATCCATGGTCCTGTAAAAAGTAAACCCAGGTTGAAAGCGACTAATCCCAGTTCAACCCAGACCAAGGGGAACTAAACCCTTTGGTAGCATGACGAAGTCAAAATTTTATTGACAATGCTGGGTTTATGGATTTGGGCTTCTACAACCCTTGCTTTACTTGGTGCGATAATAAATTTGGTAAATTGTTGTTGGGTTTCTACTGTTATTGATCGGGTTCTTGCTAATAGTTGTTGGCTTTCTACCGTTATTGTTGTTGCTGTTTTCCACCTACCTCATATAGCTTCTGATCATGCCCTTTTActtattaaagttatttttgagtATGCTaggaagagggaaaaaaaaaagctttctaCTTTGAGCCCCACTGGTTTGAGTGCCCTAGTCTCACCTTCATTGTTCAAGATAACTGGCCACTTCAGGGTAGGATGGTTACACGGTTGATTTCTTTGTCCACTTCTGGGAGCTCCTTAAGTTTCCTATTGAATCGGCCTTCAAAGAATTACATAGATTGACTGTGATTCCTTAAAGTTGAGGGAAACTACTCTAATTTTTAATTCCTAAGAAGGATATCCCTCTCaaaatcaatgactttgacgaatCAAACCTCTTTTAGGCAACCTCACCAATCAAGAGCAATATGCTCCTTTACAAAAGCATTTCTTGTCCCAAGCTGGTAAAGTAGCATTAATAAACTCTCTTTTTAACTCCATTCCCTGACATTCGATTGTTAGTTGTTGGATCACCAATAAATTTGCTAATGATATCTCCAAATATAGCAAATCTTTTTTTGGGGGTGATTCTTCTTCACATAGAAAGATCAGACTCTTCAGTTGGGATCATGTTACTGCCCCTAAAGATTCTGGTGGGCTGGGGGTGTGGGACATTAGCATAGTCAAGTATGCTGTCAATGCTAGGGGCATTCTTCCTATCCTCAACAACTCCAACTTCCTTTGGGCTAGAATCCTTATTGCCAAGTATGACATCCCTGACCCTTGGGCCTTGGACCATAGAAAAATCTCTCAAATCTGGAAAGGCATCAACTACACTATTTATTGTGTTAGAGAGAGTCTTAGGAGGGTAGTAGGAACTGGGCAACACATCAGATTATTGGATGACCCTCTCCAACATACCCCCAAGTAAATGGTCCACTTTCTTCAATTGTGATAGGGTTAATGACTTACATTCTGTTAAAGATCTGTGTGTCAACAGAACTTGGAATATTCAGCTCCTGCTAGATATCTTTCATCTCATCTTGGTTGGCAAGATCACAAGTATTCACTTGGCCCTTGAGTCCGATGATGATGATACTTGAGTTTGGAGTTCTCACCCTCAGGGTTTGCAATTTCTAAGAGCATATATATAGATAGTTGAGGGATAGACGAATTGATCATAGGAGGGGTTGGGATGGC contains the following coding sequences:
- the LOC135640413 gene encoding putative MYST-like histone acetyltransferase 1 — translated: MGSMKEVKAEDGAAAPPSNGVAAVPTATGGPDNPTRRGRSGSAAVLPLEVGTRVMCRWRDQKPHPVKVIERRKTCSGGPNDYEYYVHYTEFNRRLDEWVKLEQLDLDTVETDVDEKVEDKVTSLKMTRHQKRKIDETHVEHGHEELDAASLREHEEFTKVKNIAKIELGRYEIDTWYFSPFPPEYSDSPKLYFCEFCLNFMKRKEQLQRHMRKCDLKHPPGDEIYRSGTLSMFEVDGKKNKVYGQNLCYLAKLFLDHKTLYYDVDLFLFYVLCECDDRGCHMVGYFSKEKHSEESYNLACILTLPPYQRKGYGKFLIAFSYELSKKEGKVGTPERPLSDLGLLSYRGYWTRVLLDILKKHKGNISIKELSDMTAIKPDDILSTLQTLDLIQYRKGQHVICADPKVLDRHLKAAGRGGLEVDVSKLIWTPYKEQG